Proteins co-encoded in one Maylandia zebra isolate NMK-2024a linkage group LG16, Mzebra_GT3a, whole genome shotgun sequence genomic window:
- the akap17a gene encoding A-kinase anchor protein 17A produces MTTIVHDTTEAVCLSADYNLYLKPIAKMTISVALPQLKLPGKSISNWEVMERVKAMVAPEQFSVLRISKSTMDFIRFEGEVENKTVVKSLLSRLDGKSIKLSGFTDVLKVRAVENKVDFPTRHDWDSFFRDAKDMNETLPGERPDTIHLEGLPCRWFSQKDSQYPDRPSEEALVAVFQTFGKVRNVDIPMLDPYREEMMGKNFSTFSFGGHLNFEAYVQYQEYCGFTKAMDTMRSMKLMLKGDDGKAVACNIKVTFDTSKHLSDASVKKRNLERMKLQELERQREEQKQREKEKEERRKEEERKQKELEEEERERKKEERLRKREQKLREREERKNLKKVRRQQEEEQKKLQMKIALEERRLLLAQRNLESIRLIAELLARAKALKQEQQKKERAEREEQERKEKARQEEELARLQQLEACRRKQEEELRRVEVEKERALELQRREKELRERLLSNLLKKNSSKAAGIQDQSGPEVTEDICNPDDVILGVLSGVNGLKAAESKEKQMSKSGAHSRVSGKNKLMEERREGEDRKKDREGRREDVFSSKRSRERARDHSHRERSSHSRGRRQRSHSRRRRSCSHRRRSYSHHRSRRRYSHSHCSRSISSSRERSWSSTERSSSRGRSHRHSHRRGSGRSSDRGRDRRSHSHSRRYRRHSNSRDRSHSTRR; encoded by the exons ATGACCACCATTGTACATGATACCACAGAGGCAGTGTGCCTCTCTGCTGACTACAACCTGTACCTCAAGCCTATTGCCAAAATGACCATCAGCGTGGCTTTGCCCCAGCTCAAGCTGCCAGGCAAAAGCATCTCCAACTGGGAGGTAATGGAGCGGGTGAAGGCCATGGTGGCTCCGGAGCAGTTTTCAGTCTTGCGAATCTCCAAGAGCACAATGGACTTCATCCGCTTTGAAGGTGAAGTGGAAAACAAAACTGTAGTCAAGAGCCTGCTAAGTCGTTTGGATGGGAAGAGCATCAAACTCAGTGGCTTTACTGATGTACTGAAG GTTCGTGCAGTAGAAAATAAAGTGGACTTCCCGACACGTCACGATTGGGATTCTTTTTTCCGTGATGCCAAAGACATGAATGAGACGCTACCAGGTGAGAGGCCTGACACCATCCACCTAGAAGGGCTTCCTTGCCGCTGGTTCAGTCAGAAGGACAGCCAGTACCCAGATCGGCCCTCAGAAGAAGCCCTCGTTGCAGTTTTCCAGACATTCGGCAAG gtacGAAATGTTGACATTCCCATGCTGGACCCATATAGAGAGGAAATGATGGGCAAGAacttcagcacattcagctttGGGGGCCATCTGAACTTTGAAGCGTATGTCCAGTATCAGGAATACTGTGGCTTCACGAAAGCCATGGACACTATGCGCAGCATGAAGCTGATGCTGAAAGGAGATGATGGAAAAGCCGTGGCTTGCAACATCAAG GTGACCTTTGACACAAGCAAGCACCTTAGCGATGCTTCTGTGAAGAAGAGAAACCTAGAGAGGATGAAGTTGCAGGAGctggagaggcagagagaggagcagaaacaacgagagaaggaaaaagaggAGCGGCGTAAGGAAGAAGAGAG GAAACAAAAGGAattggaagaggaggagagggaaagGAAGAAGGAGGAAAGATTACGGAAGCGAGAGCAAAAGTTGCGAGAGAGGGAGGAGCGCAAGAATCTGAAGAAAGTGAGGCGTcagcaagaggaggagcagAAGAAGCTGCAGATGAAGATTGCCTTGGAAGAGAGGAGACTGCTGTTGGCTCAGCGCAACTTGGAATCGATACGGCTCATTGCTGAGCTGCTGGCCAGGGCTAAG GCTTTGAAACAGGAGCAGCAGAAGAAAGAAAGGGCTGAGCGTGAAGAGCaggagaggaaggagaaagCTCGACAGGAGGAGGAATTGGCCCGTCTTCAGCAGTTGGAGGCCTGTCGCCGCAAGCAAGAGGAGGAGCTGCGGAGGGTGGAGGTGGAGAAAGAGCGAGCACTGGAGCTACAGCGGAGAGAGAAGGAGCTCAGGGAGCGACTGCTTTCCAATTTgctgaagaaaaacagcagcaaagCTGCAGGCATCCAGGATCAGAGTGGCCCTGAAGTGACTGAGGATATCTGTAATCCAGATGATGTGATACTTGGGGTCCTGAGTGGGGTGAATGGATTGAAGGCAgctgaaagcaaagaaaagcagATGTCCAAATCTGGTGCTCACTCCCGAGTTTCAGGGAAGAATAAATTAATGGAAGAAAGGAGAGAAGGGGAGGACAGAAAAAAGGACCGGGAGGGAAGAAGGGAAGACGTGTTTAGCAGCAAGCGCAGCAGGGAACGAGCACGAGACCATTCCCACAGGGAAAGGAGCTCTCACAGCCGAGGAAGGAGGCAACGGTCGCAcagcaggaggagaaggagcTGCAGCCACCGAAGGAGGAGCTACAGTCATCATAGGAGCAGGAGGAGATATAGCCACAGCCACTGCAGCAGGAGCATAAGCTCCAGCAGAGAGAGGAGCTGGAGCAGCACTGAGAGGAGTTCCAGCAGAGGGAGGAGTCACAGGCATAGTCATCGCAGAGGCAGTGGCAGGAGCAGCGATAGAGGCAGGGACCGGAGGAGTCACAGTCATAGTCGACGATACAGGAGACACAGCAATAGCAGGGATAGGAGCCACTCCACACGGCGCTAA
- the sowahca gene encoding ankyrin repeat domain-containing protein SOWAHC encodes MMMMASRCTVQAVQEFLSERGGRVQQMELIDHFLSLNEQSKEGVDREVLKSIVDSVGFVKVENGVKFVCLNSEGSGASVMRTDVDGHDGAECNGNIQETLDNNCVNGNHDKGDQTGVHFPLDNDKQTNGNKKPATPSQSKTSTGVPTPGGGGEVKLRDRRRRESAPVLGMPDLDQAQPGGSHNQQTRGARRVSRGSQRAMLTSCLSEDSALEGLDHIGDIQTPKGSRRNFIELMMSSSPQVRRSLINRGSRLRDSVKSEGDSTSLLSSATDEDCASVTLDPLEHEWMLCASDGLWDSLQPLLAVEPSLVTKRDFVTGFTCLHWAAKQGKAELLSQLLTFAKENTIPVNVNVRSSAGYTPLHLAAMHGHTQVVRVLLSDWDADPEARDYSGRRPMQYLSPPLAADLLEEGVVTSPGPESDSENNGSGRGRGWRFAKVLQGNLNPLRLLNSPTEASEDGTGNGKSKGGMQRKTSLSRLNARLHRGRHRAQIIHSASFRDTGEVGRGEELHSSPLRTRPLSNLFG; translated from the exons atgatgatgatggcgtCCCGCTGCACAGTGCAAGCCGTGCAGGAGTTCCTGTcggagagaggagggagggtCCAACAGATGGAGCTGATCGATCATTTCCTATCGCTGAATGAACAGTCGAAGGAAGGGGTGGATCGCGAGGTGCTGAAAAGCATCGTTGACAGCGTGGGTTTCGTGAAGGTAGAAAACGGCGTGAAATTTGTGTGTTTGAACAGTGAAGGCAGCGGGGCGTCGGTGATGCGTACAGACGTAGATGGCCACGATGGTGCGGAGTGCAATGGCAACATCCAAGAGACGCTGGACAACAACTGTGTCAACGGCAATCATGATAAGGGCGACCAAACAG GGGTCCACTTTCCACTGGACAATGACAAACAGACAAATGGCAATAAGAAACCTGCAACCCCATCCCAGAGCAAGACCAGCACAGGAGTTCCTACCCCTGGTGGAGGAGGTGAAGTGAAGCTAAGAGACAGAAGGAGACGAGAGTCAGCTCCAGTTCTTGGGATGCCAGATCTCGACCAGGCCCAACCCGGAGGATCTCATAACCAGCAGACAAGAGGGGCACGCAGGGTGTCTAGAGGGTCACAGCGTGCCATGCTGACCAGCTGCCTGTCTGAAGACAGTGCTCTGGAGGGACTGGACCATATAGGAGATATCCAAACACCCAAAGGAAGTCGCAGGAACTTCATAGAGCTGATGATGAGTAGTTCTCCTCAG GTGCGGAGATCTCTGATCAACCGTGGGTCACGCCTCCGGGACTCGGTTAAGAGCGAAGGCGACTCGACGTCCCTCCTCTCCTCAGCCACTGACGAGGACTGCGCCTCAGTAACCCTGGACCCTCTAGAGCACGAGTGGATGCTGTGCGCCTCAGACGGCCTGTGGGACAGCCTTCAGCCCCTGCTTGCTGTCGAACCCAGCCTGGTGACCAAGAGAGACTTTGTGACTGGTTTTACCTGCCTCCACTGGGCAGCTAAGCAGGGAAAAGCTGAGCTGCTGTCTCAGCTGCTCACCTTTGCCAAAGAGAACACTATAcctgtgaatgtgaatgtgagaTCAAGTGCTGGTTACACACCGCTGCACCTGGCCGCCATGCATGGACACACCCAG GTGGTTCGTGTCCTGCTGTCAGACTGGGATGCAGACCCTGAAGCTCGAGATTACAGCGGGAGGAGACCAATGCAGTACTTGTCCCCACCGCTAGCTGCTGACCTGCTGGAAGAAGGAGTGGTCACCTCACCGGGACCTGAGTCAGACAGTGAGAACAACGGCAGCGGCAGAGGTCGGGGCTGGAGATTTGCCAAAGTCCTCCAAGGGAATCTGAACCCGCTCCGGCTGCTGAATTCACCAACAGAGGCATCAGAAGATGGAACGGGGAACGGGAAGAGTAAAGGGGGGATGCAGAGGAAGACGTCTTTGAGCCGACTGAATGCCCGGCTGCACAGAGGACGCCACAGAGCCCAGATCATCCACAGCGCCTCCTTCAGGGACACAGGAGAGGTGGGAAGAGGAGAGGAGCTACACAGCAGTCCTCTTCGAACGAGACCGCTGTCCAACCTGTTTGGATAA
- the septin10 gene encoding septin-10 gives MASSDVARQPDKGVRSLSLAGHVGFDSLPDQLVNKSICQGFCFNILCIGETGIGKSTLMDTLFNTNFENFESSHFEPQVKLRAQTYDLQESNVRLRLTVVNTVGFGDQMNKQESYQPVVDYIDRQFESYLQEELKIKRSLHNYHDSRVHACLYFISPSGHSLKSLDLVTMKKLDSKVNIIPVIAKADTISKSELHKFKIKIMSELVSNGVQIYQFPLDDETVAKVNTTMNGHLPFAVVGSTEEVAVGNKMVKARQYPWGVVQVENENHCDFVKLREMLICVNMEDLREQTHTRHYELYRRCKLEELGFKDTDSECKPVSLQQTYEAKRQEFLVELQKREDEMRQMFVQRVKDKEAELKEAERELQSRFEQLKRLHAEEKAALEEKKRLLDDDLSSFGKRKAAAQLLQAQSLTANGKKDKDRKNSGFM, from the exons ATGGCTTCTTCGGATGTTGCGCGGCAGCCg GATAAAGGAGTCCGGTCCTTGTCTCTTGCTGGCCATGTGGGCTTTGACAGCCTTCCTGACCAGCTTGTCAACAAGTCCATCTGCCAGGGCTTCTGCTTTAATATTCTCTGCATCG GTGAGACGGGTATAGGCAAGTCTACACTGATGGACACGCTATTTAATACCAACTTTGAGAACTTTGAGTCATCCCACTTTGAACCTCAGGTGAAGCTCCGGGCTCAAACATATGACCTGCAGGAGAGCAACGTCAGACTACGTCTCACTGTGGTCAACACAGTTGGCTTTGGAGACCAGATGAATAAACAAGAGAG CTACCAGCCTGTGGTGGACTACATTGACAGGCAATTTGAGAGTTATCTCCAGGAGGAGCTAAAAATCAAGCGTTCTCTTCACAACTACCATGACTCACGAGTCCATGCCTGCCTTTACTTCATTTCCCCCTCAGGCCATTCACTCAAATCCCTTGATCTGGTCACCATGAAGAAATTAGACAGCAAG GTGAATATCATTCCAGTGATTGCCAAGGCCGACACAATCAGCAAGAGTGAACTGCACAAGTTCAAGATCAAGATCATGAGTGAGCTGGTCAGCAATGGTGTCCAGATATACCAGTTCCCACTGGATGATGAGACAGTGGCCAAAGTCAACACTACAATGAAT ggTCATTTGCCATTTGCTGTAGTAGGCAGCACAGAGGAAGTTGCTGTTGGAAACAAGATGGTGAAAGCTCGCCAGTATCCATGGGGTGTAGTGCAAG tggaaAATGAGAATCACTGCGACTTTGTTAAGCTGAGGGAGATGCTCATATGCGTAAATATGGAAGACCTGAGAGAGCAGACCCACACTCGGCATTACGAGCTTTACAGACGCTGCAAGCTTGAAGAGCTTGGtttcaaagacacagactcagagTGCAAACCTGTCAG TTTGCAGCAGACGTATGAGGCAAAGCGTCAGGAGTTTCTGGTGGAGCTGCAGAAGAGGGAGGATGAAATGAGGCAGATGTTTGTGCAGAGGGTAAAGGACAAGGAAGCGGAACTAAAGGAGGCTGAAAGAGAG CTCCAGAGTCGTTTTGAGCAGCTCAAGCGCCTCCATGCAGAAGAGAAAGCTGCTTTGGAGGAGAAGAAGCGGCTTCTTGATGACGACCTAAGCTCCTTCGGCAAGAGAAAAGCTGCTGCCCAACTCCTGCAAGCCCAGagcctcactgccaatggcaAGAAGGACAAAGACCGGAAGAA ttctgGTTTCATGTGA